One part of the Flavobacterium johnsoniae UW101 genome encodes these proteins:
- a CDS encoding patatin-like phospholipase family protein, whose translation MSKIIILTVDGGGIKGIIPSYFLSQIEAALNKSCYEMFDIIGGTSTGGIIATALSSPVNNKLPLTASEIYEIYTNDGSQIFVSQPSIVPDYYSLYYANDGNGNGVEPFLQQKYGNYTLNDAKQNMAALENARTKHVFTTSYTINSSGNSIQNPTLGQDYGPYLFNWYDAANPGDDYQVWEAARATSAAPTYFPVGKLGGGSAPNSNASERWALDGGVMSNNPAVWAVSEAFRTKLASSLDDIILISLGTGSYPSGAGLVTNHQGLPDPDYGNWGFTPWLASDLDDLSGTENGRGAIVNIITESVQLVSSQQLSGFQKGGLTYFRLEPSITREQSKMDNIAQSNVDSLIDTAANFLSGEGSDIFLDIVNVLKQNT comes from the coding sequence ATGAGTAAAATTATTATTTTAACAGTTGACGGAGGCGGTATAAAAGGAATTATACCTTCTTATTTTCTTTCGCAGATAGAAGCAGCGCTGAATAAATCATGTTATGAAATGTTTGATATAATAGGAGGTACATCGACAGGAGGTATTATTGCCACTGCTTTATCTTCTCCGGTAAATAACAAATTACCATTAACAGCAAGTGAAATCTACGAAATTTACACAAACGACGGCTCTCAGATTTTTGTTTCTCAACCGTCAATTGTACCAGATTATTATTCTTTGTATTATGCCAATGATGGAAACGGAAATGGAGTAGAACCCTTTTTACAGCAGAAATACGGAAACTATACTTTGAATGATGCCAAACAAAACATGGCAGCTTTAGAAAATGCAAGAACAAAACATGTTTTTACAACTAGTTATACTATTAACAGCAGCGGTAACAGTATTCAAAATCCAACTCTGGGACAAGATTACGGTCCTTATTTGTTCAATTGGTATGATGCGGCAAATCCAGGAGATGATTATCAGGTATGGGAAGCAGCAAGAGCAACAAGTGCAGCACCAACTTATTTTCCAGTTGGGAAATTAGGCGGAGGAAGCGCTCCAAATTCTAATGCCAGCGAAAGATGGGCTCTTGATGGCGGTGTAATGTCAAATAATCCTGCAGTTTGGGCAGTGAGCGAAGCTTTTAGAACAAAATTAGCTTCTTCATTAGATGATATAATTCTAATATCTTTAGGAACAGGTTCTTACCCAAGCGGAGCCGGATTGGTTACAAATCATCAGGGACTTCCTGATCCTGATTACGGAAATTGGGGTTTTACACCATGGCTTGCGAGCGATTTAGATGATTTATCGGGAACAGAAAACGGACGTGGTGCTATTGTCAATATCATTACAGAATCGGTTCAATTGGTTTCGAGCCAGCAATTATCCGGATTTCAAAAAGGCGGACTTACGTATTTTAGATTAGAACCTTCTATTACAAGAGAGCAATCCAAAATGGACAATATAGCGCAGTCAAATGTGGATTCGCTGATTGATACAGCAGCAAATTTTTTAAGCGGAGAAGGAAGCGATATTTTTCTCGATATTGTAAACGTATTAAAACAGAATACTTAA
- a CDS encoding efflux RND transporter permease subunit translates to MIEMFIKRKILSLIISVMIVLLGLLALFQLPITQFPDIVPPSVTVTAKYTGANAEVSANAVALPLERAINGVPGMTYMSTVTSNDGLTLIQVFFEVGTDPDLAAVNVQNRVTTILDELPEEVIRAGVTTEKEVNSMLMYLNITSTDKTQDEQFIFNFTDINILQELKRIDGVGRAEIMGQKEYSMRVWLDPQKMLSYNISANEVINSLQKQNISAAPGKVGEGSGQLDNQLQYVIKYGGKFFEPKQYEEIPLRANPDGTILRLKDISNIEFGSMSYGMVSKTDGKPSASIMLKQRPGSNASEVIASVKEKMAELKGTSFPPGMDYNIAYDVSRFLDASIDEVLRTLIEAFILVAFVVFIFLQDWRSTLIPVLAVPVALIGSFTFMSMMGFSINLLTLFALVLSIGIVVDNAIVVVEAVHVKISEEHMEPLPATISAMKEITGAVIAITIVMAAVFIPVAFLSGPVGVFYRQFSLTMAISIVISGINALTLTPALCAIMLKAHDPSKEKKSLLDKFFHRFNKWFDNVTSKYIKVLVKFADRTSITVGLLVLFCLFTWGTSKFLPSGFIPSEDQGMVYVNVTTPQGATVERTEKALDEVTRLAKEINGVDNVTTLAGYSIVTEIAGASYGMGMINLKDWKERDISVNEFIAKLTEKTRGITDAQIEIFAPPTVPGFGNTSGFELRLLDKSGGTINNTDEVTKNFIKELNASPEIQNSFTSFDATFPQYLIHIDYDLAAKKGISVDNAMATLQTMLGSFYATNFIRFSQMYKVMVQASPQFRKNPESILDMYLKNDAGEMVPFSTFIKLERVYGPEVLTRYNMYMSAMINGEPAEGYSSGEAIAAVERIAEEKLPSRFELEWSGMTREEILSGNQTIYIFALCILFVYLLLAAQYESLLLPFPVLLSLPVGVFGSYLALLMVGLDNNIYAQVALVMLIGLLAKNAILIVEFAMAQNKLGRDITEAAIEGARLRFRPILMTSFAFISGLIPLCIATGAGAVGNRSIGTAAAGGMLIGTVFGLVIIPGLYILFAKLEKAMNKN, encoded by the coding sequence ATGATAGAAATGTTTATCAAAAGAAAAATATTATCATTAATCATCTCGGTTATGATAGTACTTTTAGGATTACTGGCTTTGTTCCAGCTTCCTATTACACAATTTCCAGATATTGTGCCTCCGTCTGTAACGGTTACGGCAAAATATACCGGAGCCAATGCAGAGGTTTCTGCCAATGCCGTAGCGCTTCCGTTAGAACGAGCTATAAACGGTGTTCCGGGAATGACGTATATGTCTACTGTAACTTCAAATGACGGTTTAACGCTGATTCAGGTTTTCTTTGAAGTAGGAACCGATCCTGATTTGGCAGCCGTAAACGTTCAAAACCGTGTGACAACAATACTTGACGAACTTCCCGAAGAAGTTATTCGTGCCGGAGTTACCACAGAAAAAGAGGTAAACAGTATGCTGATGTACCTGAATATTACTAGTACAGATAAAACTCAGGATGAACAGTTTATCTTCAATTTTACGGATATTAATATTCTTCAGGAATTAAAACGTATTGATGGTGTCGGCCGTGCTGAAATTATGGGTCAGAAAGAATATTCGATGCGTGTCTGGCTGGATCCGCAAAAAATGCTTTCTTATAATATATCGGCAAATGAAGTCATCAATTCTCTTCAAAAGCAAAACATTTCTGCCGCTCCGGGTAAAGTAGGTGAAGGATCCGGACAGCTTGACAATCAGTTACAATATGTAATAAAGTACGGCGGAAAATTCTTTGAACCAAAACAGTATGAAGAAATTCCGCTGAGAGCCAATCCAGACGGAACGATTCTGCGTTTAAAAGATATTTCGAACATTGAATTTGGTTCGATGAGTTACGGAATGGTTTCTAAAACCGATGGAAAACCTTCGGCATCTATTATGTTGAAACAGCGTCCAGGTTCGAATGCATCTGAAGTTATTGCCAGTGTAAAAGAAAAAATGGCAGAACTAAAAGGAACTTCTTTTCCTCCGGGAATGGATTACAACATTGCGTATGACGTTTCGCGTTTTCTTGACGCTTCTATCGACGAGGTTTTAAGAACACTGATTGAAGCTTTTATTCTGGTTGCATTTGTGGTTTTTATCTTCCTGCAAGACTGGCGTTCGACCTTAATTCCGGTTTTAGCCGTTCCTGTTGCCTTAATTGGTTCGTTTACGTTTATGTCGATGATGGGATTCTCGATCAACCTGTTAACGCTTTTTGCTTTGGTTCTTTCTATCGGAATTGTTGTTGATAACGCGATTGTCGTCGTCGAGGCCGTTCACGTAAAAATTTCCGAAGAACATATGGAACCTTTGCCTGCCACAATCAGCGCGATGAAAGAAATTACCGGAGCTGTAATTGCCATTACCATTGTTATGGCGGCTGTATTTATTCCCGTTGCCTTTTTGAGCGGTCCGGTTGGGGTTTTCTACAGGCAGTTCTCGTTAACGATGGCAATTAGTATTGTGATTTCGGGAATCAATGCCCTTACGCTTACTCCTGCTTTGTGTGCTATTATGCTGAAAGCGCATGATCCAAGCAAAGAAAAAAAATCTTTACTGGATAAATTTTTCCACCGATTCAATAAATGGTTTGATAATGTAACGTCTAAATACATTAAAGTATTAGTAAAATTTGCCGATCGTACTTCGATTACGGTTGGATTATTGGTTTTATTCTGCTTATTTACCTGGGGAACAAGCAAGTTTCTGCCTTCAGGATTTATTCCGTCTGAAGATCAGGGAATGGTCTATGTAAACGTAACTACACCTCAGGGAGCAACGGTAGAACGTACCGAAAAAGCATTAGACGAAGTAACACGTCTTGCTAAAGAAATTAATGGTGTTGACAACGTAACGACACTTGCGGGATACAGTATTGTAACTGAAATTGCCGGCGCTTCTTACGGAATGGGAATGATCAACTTGAAGGATTGGAAAGAACGTGATATTTCGGTAAACGAATTTATCGCCAAACTAACCGAAAAAACAAGAGGCATTACAGATGCGCAAATTGAAATTTTTGCACCGCCAACAGTTCCCGGATTTGGTAATACGAGTGGTTTTGAACTTCGTTTACTCGATAAATCCGGCGGAACTATTAATAATACCGATGAAGTAACTAAAAACTTTATTAAAGAACTTAATGCTTCACCCGAAATACAAAACTCCTTTACCAGTTTTGATGCAACTTTTCCGCAGTATTTAATTCATATTGATTATGATCTTGCGGCAAAAAAAGGAATTTCTGTAGACAATGCTATGGCAACTTTACAAACCATGTTAGGTTCGTTTTATGCAACCAACTTTATTCGTTTTTCTCAAATGTATAAAGTAATGGTTCAGGCAAGTCCGCAGTTTAGAAAAAATCCCGAAAGTATTCTGGATATGTATTTAAAAAATGATGCAGGCGAAATGGTTCCGTTTTCAACTTTTATCAAATTAGAACGTGTTTATGGTCCAGAAGTTTTAACACGATACAATATGTATATGTCGGCTATGATTAACGGAGAACCGGCAGAAGGCTACAGTTCTGGAGAAGCTATTGCTGCTGTTGAAAGAATAGCCGAAGAAAAACTCCCTAGCCGATTTGAACTGGAATGGTCGGGAATGACGCGTGAAGAAATTCTCTCCGGAAATCAGACTATTTACATTTTCGCTCTTTGTATTCTGTTTGTGTATTTACTGCTTGCGGCACAGTACGAGAGTTTACTGCTTCCGTTTCCGGTATTATTGAGTCTGCCTGTTGGAGTTTTTGGTTCTTATCTTGCTCTTTTAATGGTTGGTTTAGACAACAATATTTACGCACAGGTAGCACTCGTCATGCTGATTGGTCTGCTCGCCAAAAATGCCATTTTGATTGTGGAGTTTGCGATGGCACAAAACAAGTTAGGACGAGACATTACCGAAGCAGCGATTGAAGGTGCGAGACTTCGTTTCAGACCTATTCTTATGACATCTTTTGCTTTTATTTCAGGATTGATTCCGTTGTGTATTGCCACCGGAGCCGGAGCAGTTGGAAACCGTTCAATTGGTACTGCAGCAGCTGGAGGAATGCTTATAGGAACTGTTTTCGGACTTGTAATCATTCCGGGACTTTATATCCTGTTTGCCAAATTAGAAAAAGCAATGAATAAAAATTAA
- a CDS encoding 5'-methylthioadenosine/S-adenosylhomocysteine nucleosidase family protein: MIKINEKHTYPFKEVLFTFALASEAAEVFKDHTALITGIGKVNAAYELTKAIQVHKPSLIVNLGSAGSTRFKKGDVVCCTKFVQRDMDVRGLGFELYETPLSGLPPVLEYGLEMEDLPIGICGTGDSFEMKHSETIYDVVDMESYALAMIAMKENIPFLCLKYISDGADDNAAEDWTVQVHKVAVAYGSILKLNVNELTSK, encoded by the coding sequence ATGATAAAAATCAACGAAAAACATACATACCCATTCAAAGAAGTTCTTTTCACTTTTGCATTAGCTTCTGAAGCGGCAGAAGTTTTTAAAGACCATACAGCGCTTATAACCGGAATTGGAAAAGTCAATGCTGCTTACGAATTAACGAAAGCCATACAAGTACATAAACCTTCATTAATTGTAAATCTTGGTTCGGCGGGAAGTACACGTTTTAAGAAAGGTGATGTGGTTTGCTGTACCAAATTTGTTCAGAGAGACATGGACGTGCGCGGATTGGGTTTTGAATTATATGAAACGCCGTTATCTGGTTTACCGCCTGTTTTAGAATACGGTTTAGAAATGGAGGATCTTCCAATAGGAATCTGCGGTACGGGAGACAGTTTTGAAATGAAACATTCTGAAACCATTTATGATGTTGTAGATATGGAATCATATGCATTGGCTATGATTGCCATGAAAGAGAATATTCCGTTTTTATGTTTAAAATACATATCTGATGGTGCCGATGATAATGCCGCCGAAGACTGGACTGTTCAGGTTCACAAAGTGGCTGTTGCGTATGGCAGTATTTTGAAATTGAATGTAAACGAGTTAACTTCAAAATAA
- the ygiD gene encoding 4,5-DOPA-extradiol-dioxygenase has translation MKLSSLKTVSDSFAATERMPVLFLGHGNPMNALADNNFTQGFQNVSKTLPKPKAILCISAHWETKGTFVTAMEKPETIHDFGGFPQALFDVQYPAPGSPELALETQKIITSTSVGLSHDWGLDHGCWTVVKFLYPDADIPVIQMSIDYTKPASYHYELGKELAALRRKGVLIVGSGNSVHNLRLAAWDKMMLPGYAFEWAHIANEKMKKMIIEEDHQSLVNFDKQGKEFQLAVPTPEHYMPLLYILSLREKDEKATIFNDAIVAGSLNMMSVKIDKA, from the coding sequence ATGAAACTCAGTTCTCTTAAAACTGTTTCTGATTCTTTTGCAGCAACTGAAAGAATGCCGGTTCTTTTTCTTGGGCACGGTAATCCGATGAATGCTCTGGCCGATAACAACTTTACACAGGGTTTTCAAAACGTTTCTAAAACATTACCTAAACCAAAAGCGATTCTTTGTATTTCTGCACATTGGGAAACAAAAGGAACTTTTGTAACGGCGATGGAAAAACCAGAAACGATTCATGATTTTGGAGGTTTCCCTCAGGCTTTATTTGATGTGCAGTATCCGGCACCTGGAAGCCCGGAACTGGCTCTGGAAACTCAAAAAATTATCACTTCAACTTCTGTTGGACTGAGTCATGACTGGGGTCTGGATCACGGCTGCTGGACGGTTGTTAAATTCCTTTATCCAGATGCCGATATTCCAGTTATACAAATGAGTATCGATTATACTAAACCCGCTTCTTATCACTACGAATTAGGAAAAGAACTTGCTGCACTAAGACGCAAAGGTGTTCTTATTGTGGGAAGCGGCAACTCAGTTCATAATCTTCGATTGGCAGCGTGGGACAAAATGATGCTTCCCGGATATGCTTTTGAGTGGGCTCATATTGCCAATGAAAAAATGAAAAAAATGATTATTGAAGAAGATCATCAATCTTTAGTGAATTTTGATAAACAAGGAAAAGAATTCCAGCTTGCGGTGCCTACGCCTGAGCATTATATGCCGTTATTGTACATTTTATCTCTTAGGGAAAAAGATGAAAAAGCGACCATTTTTAATGATGCTATTGTAGCGGGATCGCTCAACATGATGTCTGTCAAAATAGATAAGGCATGA
- a CDS encoding alpha/beta hydrolase has protein sequence MSIKKSVWISFGILFLISIFSFTIMNSNTKNTKLHYVVRQPKVQTTNPPLLILLHGVGGNEQNLFSFAPELPDNFVVVSARGPLTFGPNSFAWFQVDFSTGKPQINAEQAENARKMIIDFIDDLKTEISFDSNQVYLMGFSQGGIMSYSVSLTAPEKIKGIAVMSGRLLPEIKPFIADDKRLEKLKIFISHGKQDAVLNYQYALDASEFLKTKNLNPEFHSYEEGHTVNKQMFDDVNLWLKINLN, from the coding sequence ATGAGCATAAAAAAGTCGGTTTGGATTTCTTTTGGAATCCTTTTTCTAATTTCAATTTTCAGTTTTACCATTATGAATTCGAATACTAAAAATACTAAACTGCATTATGTAGTAAGACAGCCCAAAGTTCAAACAACTAATCCGCCTCTGCTTATTTTACTGCACGGCGTAGGCGGTAATGAACAAAATCTGTTTTCATTTGCTCCAGAATTACCAGATAATTTTGTTGTGGTTTCAGCAAGAGGTCCGCTCACTTTTGGTCCAAACAGCTTTGCGTGGTTTCAGGTAGATTTTTCAACCGGAAAACCTCAAATAAATGCAGAACAGGCTGAAAACGCACGAAAAATGATTATTGATTTTATTGACGATTTAAAAACAGAAATCAGTTTTGATTCTAATCAGGTTTATTTAATGGGATTTAGTCAGGGCGGTATTATGAGTTACAGCGTTTCGCTTACAGCTCCAGAAAAAATAAAAGGAATTGCAGTTATGAGCGGCAGACTTCTGCCAGAAATCAAACCCTTTATTGCAGATGACAAACGTCTTGAAAAACTTAAAATCTTCATTTCACACGGAAAACAAGATGCTGTTTTAAATTATCAATATGCTTTAGACGCTTCTGAATTTTTGAAAACAAAAAACCTAAATCCTGAATTTCATTCTTATGAAGAAGGTCATACGGTCAATAAACAAATGTTTGATGATGTAAATCTTTGGTTAAAAATCAATTTAAATTAA
- a CDS encoding helix-turn-helix domain-containing protein, giving the protein MTEIFKMFRVTAAESEKIMQSVNEPHAHNFEELIIGSKGQLEHFIDFSSKLIDAPFISFVTQGKIHRVKPLIKNGECDMWVLRFKSEFIAETTFSLYASFHDKANISLQSNQCFEKLDVLCKMTYDEYVQESPDLSVIKQLLSTLFTIIESERRKLNLDNDESKKIQSSTFKNFLRLLEEHYKESKDVNFYAEKLFMTSRNLNLICQNILQQSVSEIIETRKLTEAKNLLMTTDKNVAEIGYELGFNEKTYFTHAFKRKAGMTPTEFRDEMQKLLS; this is encoded by the coding sequence ATGACAGAAATCTTCAAAATGTTCCGTGTTACAGCCGCAGAGTCTGAAAAAATAATGCAGTCTGTAAACGAACCGCATGCACATAATTTTGAAGAACTGATTATTGGCAGTAAAGGCCAGCTGGAACATTTTATAGATTTTAGTTCCAAATTAATAGACGCACCTTTTATAAGTTTTGTAACACAGGGCAAAATTCATCGTGTAAAACCGCTTATAAAAAACGGCGAATGTGATATGTGGGTTTTACGATTTAAAAGTGAATTTATTGCCGAAACTACTTTTAGCCTGTATGCTTCTTTTCATGATAAAGCAAATATTAGTTTACAGAGTAATCAGTGTTTTGAAAAACTGGATGTGCTGTGTAAAATGACTTATGATGAATATGTACAGGAATCTCCGGATCTCTCTGTAATTAAACAATTATTAAGTACTTTGTTTACTATTATCGAATCGGAACGACGTAAATTGAATCTGGATAATGACGAGTCTAAGAAAATTCAGAGTTCGACTTTTAAAAACTTCTTGAGATTGTTAGAAGAACATTATAAGGAATCTAAAGATGTAAATTTTTATGCTGAAAAACTTTTTATGACTTCAAGAAACTTAAACCTCATCTGCCAGAATATCTTACAGCAGAGTGTTTCAGAAATCATAGAAACCAGAAAACTTACCGAAGCTAAAAACCTATTAATGACTACTGATAAAAATGTCGCTGAAATAGGTTACGAACTCGGATTCAACGAAAAGACATATTTTACACACGCCTTTAAACGCAAAGCAGGCATGACTCCAACTGAGTTTAGAGACGAAATGCAAAAACTGCTTTCTTAA
- a CDS encoding TolC family protein: MKQEINRYIIFGGVLLLTACSAPKINNNFAAKQLPENFDLKRKKAEDSLQDFIPLKTETYFKDAKLENLLKKAIAQNPDYLIMQERILIANSHLKAAKLGLLPSLDFVADASGTHYGKYTMDGVGNFDTNFSQNINEKQRINEDVTPNLFLGGKVSWEADIWGKLSNRKKAARERFFASQEGMRLLQTRLLSDVADLYYKLIALDKQASIYDKNLKTQQKALDIISAQRSVGKATELAVQQFNAQNNNILAEAEQLNLSIDQTEKALLNLLGEYGGKIDRSSDFLSGHLEVLNQKISVDSIIHKRPDVSEAYHELRASNADAKAARAAFFPTLNLGGYAGFNSFSFSTFFDNGSFAWQLLGGLTAPVFNKGQIKQEFFVSNKRQQISFLQYQNTITTAYNELSALLHRTESFVDVLKYKSKEIEHLEIAVNVSNDLYLSGYANYLEIINAQKNKLQAELDFVDIQLKNAESQVLLYKALGGGIN, from the coding sequence ATGAAACAAGAAATAAATAGATATATAATCTTCGGAGGCGTTTTACTGCTTACAGCCTGCTCTGCTCCTAAAATCAACAATAATTTCGCGGCAAAACAACTGCCTGAAAATTTTGATTTGAAAAGAAAAAAAGCAGAAGACAGTCTGCAGGATTTTATTCCGCTAAAAACAGAAACCTATTTTAAAGATGCCAAACTGGAAAACCTTTTAAAGAAAGCCATTGCCCAAAATCCTGACTATTTAATTATGCAGGAAAGAATTTTAATTGCCAATTCGCATTTAAAAGCAGCAAAACTGGGGCTTCTTCCTTCTTTGGATTTTGTGGCTGATGCTTCCGGAACGCATTATGGAAAATACACTATGGACGGTGTAGGGAATTTTGATACCAATTTTTCGCAAAATATTAATGAAAAACAAAGGATAAACGAAGATGTAACCCCTAACCTCTTTTTAGGCGGAAAAGTTTCGTGGGAAGCTGATATTTGGGGAAAACTGAGCAATCGAAAAAAAGCGGCTCGTGAACGTTTCTTTGCTTCTCAGGAAGGAATGCGTTTACTGCAAACCCGATTGTTAAGCGATGTCGCCGATTTGTATTATAAACTGATCGCTTTAGACAAACAGGCTTCGATTTACGATAAAAACCTCAAAACACAACAAAAAGCGCTTGATATTATTTCGGCACAACGATCTGTGGGAAAAGCAACCGAATTGGCTGTACAGCAGTTTAATGCTCAGAATAATAATATTTTAGCCGAAGCTGAACAGCTGAATTTAAGCATTGACCAAACTGAAAAAGCGTTATTAAATCTTTTAGGGGAATATGGCGGAAAAATCGACAGAAGTTCTGATTTTCTTTCTGGTCATCTTGAGGTGTTAAATCAAAAAATAAGCGTAGATTCGATTATTCATAAAAGACCCGATGTATCTGAAGCGTATCATGAACTTCGTGCCTCAAATGCCGATGCTAAGGCTGCACGTGCTGCCTTTTTCCCGACTTTAAACTTGGGAGGTTATGCCGGATTTAACTCGTTTTCTTTTTCAACTTTTTTTGATAACGGATCGTTTGCCTGGCAATTGCTTGGCGGATTAACAGCTCCGGTTTTTAATAAGGGACAAATAAAACAAGAATTTTTTGTATCTAATAAAAGACAGCAGATTTCGTTTCTGCAATATCAAAATACAATTACAACAGCGTATAATGAACTCAGTGCTTTACTGCACAGAACAGAATCTTTTGTTGATGTTTTGAAATATAAATCGAAGGAAATTGAACATCTCGAAATTGCTGTAAACGTTTCAAATGATTTGTATTTGAGCGGTTATGCCAATTATCTGGAAATTATTAATGCCCAAAAAAATAAACTGCAGGCCGAACTTGACTTTGTCGACATTCAATTAAAAAATGCAGAGTCACAGGTTTTATTGTACAAGGCTTTAGGAGGAGGAATTAACTAA